One genomic segment of Besnoitia besnoiti strain Bb-Ger1 chromosome VII, whole genome shotgun sequence includes these proteins:
- a CDS encoding DnaJ domain-containing protein (encoded by transcript BESB_077590), with amino-acid sequence MPSVPASSVAAPSAPLLSPPSFASLDSPHASASGVRTYFSKSKAKSEEEARRQAAARKAFFESLNEKKKKEKKERAEEEARQKAEARRHGPLLQGKDYYQFLQVERSASQDEIKKAYIEAAKRHHPDQNPDAPAEAAERFQAVQQAYATLKKPWSRTLYDQELDGHFGGARRGSVDAGAAAQSARAGEQIWKECWEETDEQRAQRRERYRRYAAGIREDIPHQDSLNPIWVIAGTSFAVFGFAAYINTKGKMSIDAALSDEFTDRDFRGDQLVRAFFNPFSAKWERLPDGFDPPAPHTLYNFYQKQYPNIRFDRASLPPNQLTLVKIPRSQTEPARLLLDMRTGQTLWATQIRERREAAPSSSRPAVPSP; translated from the exons ATGCCGTCTgtgcctgcgtcgtctgtcGCTGCACCATCAGCGCCTCTTCTCAGCCCGCCgagcttcgcctctctcgatTCCCCGCACGCGAGTGCATCGGGAGTTCGCACGTATTTTTCAAAGTCGAAAGCGAAGTccgaggaagaggcgcggcggcaggctgctgcgcggaagGCATTCTTTGAGTCGCTGaacgaaaagaagaaaaaagagaagaaggaacgcgccgaagaagaggcacgGCAAAAGGCGGAAGCCCGCCGACACGGGCCCCTGCTGCAGGGCAAGGACTACTACCAATTCCTCCAAGTGGAACGCTCCGCGTCTCAGGACGAAATCAAAAAG GCCTACAtagaggcggcgaagcggcacCATCCCGACCAGAACCCCGATGCGCCCGCG GAGGCGGCCGAGCGCTTCCAAGCGGTTCAGCAGGCCTACGCGACTCTCAAGAAGCCCTGGAGTCGAACCCTCTACGACCAGGAGCTCGACGG GcacttcggcggcgcgcgccggggtTCGGTGgatgcgggcgccgcggcgcagagcgcccgGGCGGGCGAACAGATCTGGAAAGAGTGCTGGGAAGAGACTGATGAGCAACGAG cacagcgacgcgagcgatATCGACGCTATGCCGCTGGGATCAGGGAAGACATCCCTCATCAGGACTCGTTGAATCCG ATTTGGGTCATCGCCGGGACGTCCTTCGCGGTCTTTGGGTTCGCCGCGTACATCAACACCAAGGGGAAAATGTCCATCGACGCAGC GCTGAGTGACGAGTTCACGGATCGCGATTTTCGCGGCGATCAGCTCGTGCGGGCCTTCTTCAATCCGTTTTCTGCAAAGTGGGAGAGGCTTCCCGACGGTTTCgacccgcccgcgcctcacACGCTTTACAAC TTTTATCAGAAGCAGTACCCGAATATCCGATTCGATAgagcctcgctgcctccgaaTCAACTGACGCTGGTCAAG ATTCCGCGATCGCAGACTGAACCGGCGCGACTTCTCCTCGACATGCGCACTGGACAGACGCTTTGGGCGACTCAGattcgcgagcggcgcgaggcggcgccttcctcttcgcgcccCGCGGTCCCTTCTCCCTAG
- a CDS encoding zinc finger (CCCH type) motif-containing protein (encoded by transcript BESB_077580), whose protein sequence is MQRRGGGGYNQRGRRGGGGRAAWDRYDGGHSFRGPQSGPDGGCMYSAPPPPPPPPASSSRHFYSSSSNPFNRRGGNAHSSNASWSRRTVFASDDTDGGYSVHTPQHFGARRGGHFAGSRAPVHEGEYGRFKNGSDYGGCGRGAPRGGRGRGGRGGRYRYDDGRKFDSQTLKTISLNEKAPLWRDNRAWDTGVVGALFLFRSPDTSDGAMLDAPNAPHAPLSYCKNFAFSGQCKFGARCRYPHKLQCVGWALEAHGGHAVTCCALNTATPTGLPEVYTGGKDRFLRRWGVVVAEEGNPTVEGARQAFEPEEAPLWLEFECLQELQLQSEPRAMLFTEGVLFLGLDDGLVLALMPSGEMKELRRHTSAVHALVVIDAVLVSAEWEGRVCLWKFENNEFVLAKELDLPGKITCLKDLSVPNISPQAAADGATNGQPPAGEPAERRFLWVGGTNVTILDLLTMNAVATLDVSDAAASRAAERRGLALALSLIAYEKCMLVGFSSGVVKAYSATGQEQFRYDSPYLSAMEGVVSPDGPLLVFGGADSAFHVLKLPQFEETGMLAAHEEGDVKVIRFLSPEFFVTCGEDGVLCMWRWQRSSAPANG, encoded by the exons atgcagcgacgcggaggaggaggctaCAACCAGcgcggccgacgcggaggcggcggcagggccGCGTGGGATCGCTACGACGGCG GCCACTCCTTCCGGGGTCCGCAGTCTGGCCCGGACGgcgggtgtatgtacagcgCACCGCCCccaccgcctccgccgccggcgtcttcttctcggcaCTTTTactcttcgtcttcgaaTCCGTTCaaccgccgcggagggaaTGCGCACAGCTCGAACGCGTCTTGGTCGCGGCGCACTGTCTTCGCGTCAGATGACACCGACGGCGGATacagtgtacatacaccgcaGCACTttggcgcgcgccgcggcgggcactttgcgggctcgcgggcgccggtcCACGAGGGCGAGTATGGCAGATTCAAAAACGGAAGCGACtacggcggctgcgggcgggGAGCTccacgcggaggccgaggacgcggcgggcgcggcggccgctaTCGCTACGACGACGGGCGGAA ATTTGACTCGCAAACCCTAAAGACGATTTCGTTGAATGAGAAAGCGCCTCTGTGGCGCGACAATCGTGCGTGGGAT ACTGGCGTGGTTGGCGCGCTCTTTCTTTTCCGCAGCCCGGAcacgagcgacggcgccatGCTCGACGCCCCGAACGCCCCTCACGCGCCATTGTCCTACTGCAAAAACTTTGCATTTTCAG GCCAGTGCAAATTCGGCGCGCGCTGTCGATACCCGCACAAGCTGCAGTGCGTGGGGTGGGCGCTGGAGGCTCACGGGGGGCACGCGGTCACGTGCTGCGCGCTCAACACCGCAACTCCGACCGGACTCCCCGAGGTCTACACCGGCGGCAAAGACCGTTTTCTTCGG CGCTGGGGCGTTGTcgtggcggaggagggcaATCCGACGGTCGAGGGCGCTCGACAGGCGTTTGAGCCTGAGGAAGCTCCGCTGTGGCTGGAGTTCGAGTGCCTGCaagagctgcagctgcagagcgagccgcgcgccatGCTTTTCACCGAGGGCGTCCTTTTCCTCGGACTCGACGACGGCCTCGTGCTGGCACTGATGCCCTCCGGCGAAATGAAGGAGCTGCGC cGCCACACGTCGGCAGTGCATGCGCTGGTGGTGATTGACGCGGTGCTTGTCTCCGCGGAGTGGGAGGGTCGCGTATGTCTGTGGAAGTTTGAAAACAATGAGTTCGTGCTGGCGAAGGAGCTCGACCTGCCGGGCAAGATTACCTGTCTGAAGGACCTCTCGGTCCCGAATATAAGCCCTcaggcagcggcagacggcgcgacgAACGGccagccgcctgcgggcgagcccgcggagagaag GTTTCTGTGGGTCGGAGGCACGAATGTGACGATCTTGGATCTGCTCACGATGAACGCCGTCGCGACCCTCGACGTGTCTgacgctgcagcgtcgcgagccgcggagcgccgcggcctcgctttGGCACTT TCTCTCATCGCTTACGAGAAGTGCATGCTCGTCGGCTTCAGCTCGGGCGTCGTCAAGGCCTACTCGGCGACCGGTCAGGAACAGTTCCGCTACGACAGCCCGTACCTCTCCGCCATGGAAG gcgtcgtGTCCCCCGACGGTCCGCTGCTGGTCTTtggcggcgcagacagcgccTTCCACGTTTTGAAGCTGCCGCAGTTCGAAG AGACCGGGATGCTCGCGGCgcacgaggaaggcgacgtcAAGGTAattcgcttcctctcgcctgAGTTTTTCGTCACCtgcggagaggacggcgtGCTTTGCATGTGGCGCTGGcagcgctccagcgcgcccgcgaacGGCTAG
- a CDS encoding hypothetical protein (encoded by transcript BESB_077610), translating to MPKPTSKSRQAGIREQAEPKFEVEKILCCERRDGALRWLVKWKGFPDEDNTWEPRESFGRDTFKKQLDETRRRWEALHEERVQGIKAAEERLFAAQSALGSRVNEFTAVVCASARTAFRAGMARRALQELRAARVTPQAAAGEVTLHSAASPSVSAPSASAPSASASSADARSASALSADALSVSTPGAGEAADAEGRGVGACAEARDVKEKRPPPDAASAPPTRASVLSIGPPSASDASPSSLSSSSALSSSSASASCEATAGTTVASLLSSLLPAADALSEEALEQDHQALILDLERTDVALLPVAREIFDLLEDEKRLWRELELAQTLGAPRGHLKSDSNDTKKHSSGKGGAGYYAGKRKRSALKRLSAKAKTELLPPTKRRAADAAGDPGDRSEEADSVARGGGAESGKAAATGGAAEGDDALADAVGSRDKREPVAAAKAPRVEKREGDDARHEAEIHIDSAARGYPRITEVRLNQDDEAFVEVVTLNYRFAKSADSVPWQAVVASLTENQRQYALVAAVLQLVQAAVGSPLGLEARQLAILATKRVSGRFNVLHVLDPFWEKLIAQRACVRLVPPSSPSARCASAPDVAVSAYDGNGDAGDGCRYLLRGNRSDLYEFLVRLISAPPIAQKKTSPPASAPSVAAAPSPHAPPTAARERTLFVISSSSSEASDGGSSPSPPASVAGEPAAPSAWLASRSSSTSAAYARPPPEASREGRVPARPSAGVGVVQTFSEFASPLLSDFSLSEVLELPLFPLASAEDEEDGVTAVAPFLTVSECHTWIPETAARAVCTPELCRVLINRYLYFSPHVGVAQPGRADARGRAKSDHEVLHWFPPSLAR from the exons ATGCCGAAGCCAACGAGTAAATCCCGTCAGGCGGGAATAAGAGAGCAGGCGGAGCCGAAATTCGAGGTCGAAAAAATCCTCTGCTGCGAACGCCGAGATGGAGCG CTGCGCTGGTTGGTCAAGTGGAAGGGCTTCCCCGACGAAGACAACACGTGGGAGCCGCGC GAGAGCTTTGGCAGAGACACGTTCAAGAAGCAACTCGacgagacgcgaaggcg GTGGGAAGCGCTTCACGAAGAACGCGTCCAGGGGATaaaggcagcggaggagcgcCTCTTTGCGGCGCAGTCGGCCCTCGGGTCGCGTGTGAATGAGTTcaccgccgtcgtctgcgcctcggcgcgaaCGGCCTTCCGTGCAGGcatggcgcgccgcgccctccaggagctccgcgccgcgagagtgACACCccaggcggccgccggagaGGTCACGTTGCACagtgccgcgtcgccctcagtctctgcgccctcagcctctgcgccttcagcctctgcctcgtcggcAGATGCGCGCTCAGCCTCTGCGTTGTCGGCAGATGCATTGTCTGTTTCGACGcctggcgcgggcgaggcggcggacgccgagggcAGAGGGGTTGGagcctgcgcggaggcgagggacgTGAAGGAGAAGCGACCGCCCCCTGACGCGGCTTCAGCGCCTCCCACGCGGGCGTCAGTGCTTTCCATCGGACCTCCGTCCGCGTCGgacgcttcgccgtcgtcgttgtcgtcgtcgtcagctttgtcttcttcgtcggcaTCGGCGTCCTGTGAGGCCACTGCGGGCACTACCGTGGCATCGCTGCTTTCGTCGCTGCTtcccgcggcggacgcgctgtctgaggaggcgctggagcaggACCACCAGGCGCTCATTCTGGATCTGGAGCGGACCGAcgtggcgctgctgccggtgGCTCGTGAGATCTTCGACCTCTTGGAGGACGAAAAGCGACTCTGGCGGGAGCTGgagctcgcgcagacgctgggggcgccgcgcgggcaccTCAAGAGCGACTCGAACGACACGAAGAAGCACAGCAGCGGAAAAGGCGGAGCAGGCTACTACGCGGggaagcggaagcggagTGCGCTCAAGCGCCTGAGCGCGAAAGCGAAGAccgagctgctgccgcccacAAAAAGAcgggccgcagacgcagccggcGACCCGGGAGACcggagcgaggaggccgacTCGGTGGctagaggcggaggcgcggaatCGGGAAAAGCGGCGGCAACTGGAGGtgcagcagagggcgacgacgcgctcgcggacgcaGTCGGCAGCCGCGACAAGAGGGAAccagtcgcggcggcgaaggcgccgcgtgtggagaaacgcgaaggcgacgacgcgaggcaCGAGGCGGAGATTCACATTGACTCCGCAGCGAGGGGGTACCCACGCATCACCGAAGTTCGCCTCAAtcaagacgacgaggccttCGTGGAGGTCGTGACCCTCAACTACAG GTTTGCGAAGTCCGCAGACAGCGTGCCGTGGCAAGCCGTTGTCGCCTCGCTCACAGAAAACCAAAGGCAATACGCACTCGTCGCAGCCGTCCTTCAGCTCGTCCAGGCCGCCGT GGGGTCGCCGTTGGGGCTCGAGGCCCGCCAGCTGGCGATCCTGGCGACGAAGCGAGTCAGCGGCCGGTTCAACGTCCTTCACGTTTTGGATCCTTTCTGGGAGAAATTGATCGCCCagcgcgcgtgcgtgcgccTGGTGCCGCCGTCGAGTCCGTCGGCGCGGTGTGCCTCGGCGCCAGACGTGGCCGTTTCGGCCTACGACGGtaacggcgacgcaggcgacggctgcCGATATCTGCTTCGCGGAAACAG AAGCGACTTGTACGAGTTCCTCGTGCGCCTCATTAGCGCGCCGCCAATTGCGCAAAAGAAGACATCCCCGCCagcgtccgcgccttcggTGGCGGCCGCTCCGTCCCCGCACGCACCGCCCACCGCCGCTCGTGAGCGCACGCTGTTCGTgatttcctcttcgtcctctgagGCCTCTGACGGCGGTAGCAgtccgtcgccgccagcaaGTGTCGCTGGCGAGCCAGCTGCGCCGTCCGCGTGGCTAGCCTCCCGCTCTTCTTCGACTTCGGCTGCCTACGCTCGCCCCCCgccggaggcgtcgcgcgagggCCGGGTcccggcgcggccttcggcgggAGTGGGAGTGGTGCAGACCTTCTCGGAGtttgcgtcgccgctgttGAGCgatttttctctctctgaggTGCTGGAGCTTCCGCTCTTCccgctcgcgtcggcggAAGATGAGGAGGACGGCGTGACGGCGGTCGCGCCCTTCTTGACGGTTTCAGAGTGCCACACGTGGATCCCCgagaccgcggcgcgcgcggtaTGTACACCGGAGCTCTGCAGAGTCCTGATTAACCGCTACCTTTACTTCTCGCCGCACGTCGGTGTGGCGCAGCCCGGCcgggcggacgcgcgaggcagagccAAGAGCGACCACGAAGTTCTGCACTGGTTCCCTCCGTCGCTGGCGAGGTAG
- a CDS encoding hypothetical protein (encoded by transcript BESB_077600), giving the protein MHIYIYIYTYTTCMYIYIYIYIYIYIYIYIYIYIYVYMLMGANAKSPRFWRVFSSFLNGRRGQGVLWRTVNAEEWKREQEVCMKVIWKRRREPDSRVGSQRGWSPATRNLL; this is encoded by the coding sequence atgcatatatatatatatatatatacatatactacatgtatgtatatatatatatatatatatatatatatatatatatatatatatatatatatatatatatatgtatatatgctcATGGGTGCGAATGCGAAGTCGCCACGTTTTTGGCGTGTTTTTTCAAGCTTCCTAAACGGAAGACGGGGTCAGGGTGTTCTGTGGAGAACAGTCAACGCAGAGGAGTGGAAGCGAGAGCAAGAAGTCTGTATGAAAGTAATCtggaagcggaggcgcgagccggACTCCCGTGTAGGCAGCCAGCGCGGATGGTCGCCAGCAACTCGTAACCTTCTTTAG